The nucleotide sequence AGCGGCGTAAATATTATGTTTGGCTGCAATAATTTCTGCAGTTATTGTATCGTTCCTTATGTAAGAGGAAGAGAAAGAAGCAGGGAGCCAAAGGCTATTATAAGAGAAGTTGAAAGACTTGTGGCTGATGGCGTAAAAGAGGTTATGCTTCTTGGCCAGAATGTTAATTCATACGGTAAGGGTCTTGATCAGGATATTAACTTTGCAGAACTCCTAAAGGAGGTTGCTAAGGTTGATGGACTTGAGAGAATCAGATTTATGTCGTCTCATCCTAAAGATCTTTCCGACGAACTTATAGAAGCCATGGCATCTTCTGAAAAAGTCTGCAGACATATGCACCTTGCGCTGCAGTCGGGAAGTGACAGATTGCTTAAGCTTATGAATCGTCATTATACAAAAGAACAGTATCTTGAGCTTGTCCGTAAGCTTAGGGCTGCGATGCCGGATATTGCAATAACAACAGATATCATAGTTGGATTTCCGGGTGAGACAAAAGAAGATGTCGATGAAACTATTGATATAGTAAAGAAAGCGGCATTTGATGGAGCCTTTACATTTGTATATTCCAAGAGAACCGGAACTCCTGCTGCCGCAATGGAAAACCAGTGCAGCGAAGAATTTGTAAAAGAACAGTTTGACAGAGTTCTTAAGACGGTCCAGGATGTTTCTAAGGAACAGGCTGAAAGATTTACAGGCGAGACAGTTAAAGTTCTGGTTGAATCAGTCAATGATAAAGATCCTTCAATGGTTACAGGAAGAATGGGTCAGAATCATGTAGTACATTTTAAGGCAGACAGTTCACTGGTAGGGCAGATCGTAGAAGTACATTTAGACGAATGCTGTGGATTCTACTATATGGGAAGCATGGTATAAGCTATTATTTTTAGTTGAGGTATTGAATTAAAGTCATGCAGTCATAACATATAGATAATTATTTTTATAGTAATGAGGAGGAAATTTTGACACTGAAAGAGGTAGACAGAGAGAAGCTTTCTCCGATGATGCTTCATTATATCGAGACAAAAGAAAAATATCCGGATTGTATTTTATTTTACAGACTGGGCGATTTTTATGAGATGTTTTTTGATGACGCACTTGTTGTTTCAAAGGAGCTTGAAATCACCCTTACAGGAAAAAGCTGTGGTTTAGATGAAAGAGCACCGATGTGTGGCGTACCTTTTCATGCAGTGGATGCATATCTGGATAAACTTGTGGCACTTGGACATAAGGTAGCGATATGTGAGCAGCTTGAAGACCCGAAGACTACAAAGAATATTGTAAAAAGAGATGTTATCCGTGTAG is from Lachnospiraceae bacterium C1.1 and encodes:
- the miaB gene encoding tRNA (N6-isopentenyl adenosine(37)-C2)-methylthiotransferase MiaB, with amino-acid sequence MEFETAVPETEPERQYYFIERAKKYLEKKKEELGRPLKAVCQTFGCQMNERDSEKIVGILDKIGYERAANEEEADFIIYNTCTVRDNADQRVFGRLGVLKKYKEKNPALIIGLCGCMMQEKTVIEKIQKSYSQVDLIFGTHNLYKFAELYCTVFESDSQVIDIWKDTDKIVEDLPVSRKFPFKSGVNIMFGCNNFCSYCIVPYVRGRERSREPKAIIREVERLVADGVKEVMLLGQNVNSYGKGLDQDINFAELLKEVAKVDGLERIRFMSSHPKDLSDELIEAMASSEKVCRHMHLALQSGSDRLLKLMNRHYTKEQYLELVRKLRAAMPDIAITTDIIVGFPGETKEDVDETIDIVKKAAFDGAFTFVYSKRTGTPAAAMENQCSEEFVKEQFDRVLKTVQDVSKEQAERFTGETVKVLVESVNDKDPSMVTGRMGQNHVVHFKADSSLVGQIVEVHLDECCGFYYMGSMV